Proteins co-encoded in one Acidobacteriota bacterium genomic window:
- a CDS encoding MOSC domain-containing protein, which translates to MKISEINIYPIKSLRGKSVAEALVEKRGLRHDRRWMVTDREGMFLTQREVPKMALISVDVSDTGIVVGAPETEPLFIADGTKKDTVKSVRVQIWNSECRALVYPTQVNEWFSDVLGRNCQLVLMPESTERHVSERFDRGDNLVSFADGYPLLLIGEGSLAELNRRIVASAQHDLPPRPSATPPKQGGEQFEPLPMKRFRPNLVIAGSEPFEEDRWARIRVGEATFRVVKPCARCAITTVDPDRGEFAGKEPLRTLASFRMAKDVFPDKLEELGMEPNYVLFGENLIPENPGVVIRVGDKLEVLETRA; encoded by the coding sequence ATGAAAATTTCCGAGATTAACATTTATCCGATCAAATCGCTTCGCGGCAAATCGGTCGCCGAGGCGCTGGTTGAGAAGCGCGGGCTGCGGCATGACCGGCGGTGGATGGTGACCGACCGCGAGGGGATGTTCCTGACGCAGCGTGAAGTGCCAAAAATGGCGCTCATTTCGGTGGATGTTAGTGACACCGGAATAGTCGTTGGCGCGCCAGAAACAGAGCCGTTGTTCATCGCTGATGGAACCAAGAAGGACACTGTGAAATCGGTGCGAGTCCAAATATGGAATTCTGAATGTCGTGCTTTGGTTTATCCGACGCAAGTGAATGAATGGTTCAGCGACGTGCTCGGGCGGAACTGTCAGCTTGTTTTGATGCCCGAATCCACGGAGCGGCACGTCAGCGAGCGGTTCGATCGCGGAGATAATCTGGTCAGCTTTGCCGACGGCTATCCGCTTTTGCTGATCGGCGAAGGGTCGCTCGCGGAGTTGAATCGGCGGATAGTGGCATCTGCCCAGCATGATCTACCACCCCGGCCTTCGGCCACCCCTCCTAAACAAGGAGGGGAGCAATTTGAGCCGCTGCCGATGAAGCGATTCCGGCCGAATCTGGTCATTGCCGGCTCCGAGCCGTTCGAAGAAGACCGCTGGGCGAGGATCAGGGTTGGCGAGGCGACCTTCCGTGTAGTGAAACCATGTGCCCGGTGTGCGATCACGACGGTCGACCCCGACCGCGGCGAATTTGCCGGCAAGGAACCGCTCCGGACCCTGGCAAGCTTCCGGATGGCGAAGGACGTTTTTCCCGACAAGCTAGAAGAGCTTGGTATGGAACCCAACTACGTTCTCTTTGGTGAGAATCTAATCCCCGAGAACCCGGGGGTTGTGATCAGGGTTGGCGATAAGCTGGAGGTTCTCGAAACGAGAGCCTAG
- a CDS encoding HAD family phosphatase has protein sequence MIKAVLMDWNGVVIDDEQVQCEAYREVMKPYGIEMTDEDYYSRMGMNDRVFVRSVFEAAGKEISESDIDSGRRGEDGPLAGERSAERAAF, from the coding sequence ATGATCAAAGCAGTTTTAATGGATTGGAACGGCGTCGTCATTGATGACGAGCAGGTGCAGTGCGAGGCTTATCGCGAGGTGATGAAGCCCTACGGCATCGAAATGACCGACGAGGATTATTACTCGCGGATGGGGATGAACGACCGCGTGTTCGTCCGGTCGGTGTTTGAGGCGGCGGGCAAAGAGATATCAGAAAGTGATATCGACTCCGGTCGCCGGGGCGAAGACGGCCCGCTGGCGGGAGAGCGTTCAGCAGAGCGTGCCGCTTTTTGA
- a CDS encoding FAD-binding oxidoreductase, translated as MKTQVEDLQNYLTDASNMPGGHAERLIVPETADEVAAVLREASDAGISVTISGARTGTVGGAVPFGGWVVSLERLNKIKTIDKAAMTAVGEPGVILADLMKAADAEGLFYPPDPTEWSCQIGGTVATNASGARSFKYGATREFVIGLTVVLADGDVLRLRRGDVFSNGDGVVTLATESGRSITAKVPTYRRPNVRKNVSGYFNETPLDAIDLFIGSEGTLGVITEIELRLVAKPEGFFRVSFSLSGTAICWGLLMR; from the coding sequence GTGAAGACGCAGGTTGAAGATCTGCAAAATTATCTGACCGATGCGAGCAACATGCCCGGAGGGCATGCTGAGCGGCTTATCGTTCCCGAAACGGCGGATGAGGTTGCGGCGGTGCTTCGCGAGGCTAGCGATGCGGGCATTTCGGTGACTATCTCAGGAGCGCGGACCGGAACGGTCGGCGGGGCTGTGCCGTTCGGCGGTTGGGTGGTCTCGCTCGAGCGGCTCAACAAGATCAAGACCATCGATAAAGCTGCAATGACGGCTGTCGGGGAGCCGGGTGTTATTTTGGCTGACCTGATGAAAGCGGCAGACGCCGAAGGGCTTTTTTATCCGCCGGACCCGACCGAATGGAGTTGCCAGATCGGCGGGACGGTCGCGACGAATGCCTCGGGTGCGAGGAGCTTTAAGTACGGCGCGACGCGGGAATTTGTTATCGGCTTGACGGTCGTGCTTGCCGATGGCGATGTTTTAAGATTGCGTCGCGGCGATGTGTTCTCGAATGGTGACGGTGTCGTTACACTCGCGACCGAAAGCGGACGAAGTATCACAGCAAAGGTGCCAACGTATCGGCGGCCGAATGTGCGAAAGAACGTCAGCGGATATTTCAACGAAACGCCGCTCGATGCGATCGACCTCTTTATAGGAAGCGAGGGGACGCTCGGGGTGATCACCGAGATCGAGCTACGGCTCGTTGCAAAGCCCGAAGGCTTTTTTCGGGTGTCGTTTTCTTTGAGCGGCACGGCGATCTGCTGGGGTTTGTTGATGAGGTGA
- a CDS encoding HAD family phosphatase, which yields MISTPVAGAKTARWRESVQQSVPLFEGVENFIKKTSTELDLGIVSMAKREEIELVLSLTGLVPYFSVVLTAEDIHTYKPDPTCYREGFRQIDLARVAKGGLPMVHEDCLVIEDSPAGVMAGKAADLQVLGVANTVSAEELRAAGAGAVAKRLDDWMPESLRRVFN from the coding sequence GTGATATCGACTCCGGTCGCCGGGGCGAAGACGGCCCGCTGGCGGGAGAGCGTTCAGCAGAGCGTGCCGCTTTTTGAGGGCGTGGAGAATTTCATCAAGAAGACCTCGACCGAGCTCGACCTCGGCATCGTTAGCATGGCAAAGCGGGAAGAGATCGAGCTTGTGCTCAGCCTGACGGGCCTTGTGCCATATTTTTCGGTCGTGCTGACGGCGGAGGACATCCACACCTACAAGCCCGACCCGACGTGTTACCGCGAGGGCTTTCGGCAGATCGACCTGGCCCGCGTTGCGAAAGGCGGGCTGCCGATGGTGCATGAGGACTGCCTTGTGATCGAAGATTCGCCCGCCGGAGTAATGGCCGGAAAGGCCGCCGATCTTCAGGTGCTCGGCGTGGCGAACACGGTCTCGGCGGAAGAACTTCGTGCGGCAGGAGCCGGAGCGGTGGCGAAACGGCTCGACGACTGGATGCCCGAATCGCTCCGCCGAGTTTTCAATTAG
- a CDS encoding carboxypeptidase regulatory-like domain-containing protein: MRIYHFSKLLLLFLGLFFALSSDVSGAILRVTTLEDTDDGVCDAHCSFREAVNTASNDDTVIFDRSLRGGTIHLTNTITIEKVLTIDGPNRRRITISGNKSFRIFHIGGTSSIFTSVSIDGLIIRDGADPGGRGGGIYLDSFDTLFLTDCLITNNHAAFGGGIRSFLGYLRIKDCTIANNTSDGPGGGAGIEARMDGGNMEIVNSTITGNVALDGTGGIKLTIRESMRLLNSTVVNNHSFGTGNARVGGIYTEGSTISLTGIYNSIIARNTGEIPDLRLGAGDYNLIGIGTGSSCENGGCPYSKVGTPQDPLDPMLGPLTNNGRGVPTFSPVTTSPAIDAGFSVFSQPAFFSDFSTDQRGFTRIANKVIDLGSVEFGATPVPKLSEVRGRVVTATGRGVSGARLILTDDKEQSRYAITNSSGYYRFGEIAPDVTVTVEVAGKRHRSSPQSLFVEEEREYLDFRVD; this comes from the coding sequence ATGCGTATCTATCATTTCAGCAAACTTCTGTTACTGTTTCTCGGCCTTTTCTTCGCCCTTTCGTCCGACGTGAGCGGTGCAATACTACGGGTTACGACCCTCGAGGATACTGACGATGGTGTTTGCGATGCACACTGCAGTTTCCGCGAGGCGGTCAATACGGCATCGAACGATGACACCGTCATCTTTGACCGAAGCCTGCGTGGAGGGACCATACACCTGACGAACACAATAACTATAGAAAAGGTTTTGACCATTGACGGCCCGAACCGCAGGCGGATAACGATTAGTGGGAACAAATCCTTTCGCATTTTTCATATAGGCGGAACCAGTAGCATTTTCACAAGCGTCTCTATCGATGGATTGATCATTCGTGATGGTGCTGATCCAGGCGGTCGCGGCGGCGGCATTTACCTTGATTCGTTCGATACGCTTTTTCTTACTGACTGCCTGATCACCAACAACCATGCTGCCTTTGGCGGCGGTATCCGTTCGTTTCTTGGCTACCTCCGCATTAAAGACTGCACTATCGCAAACAATACAAGCGACGGCCCGGGCGGCGGGGCCGGCATTGAAGCCCGAATGGATGGCGGAAACATGGAAATAGTTAACAGCACGATAACCGGCAATGTCGCTTTGGACGGCACGGGCGGGATCAAGCTAACCATCAGGGAAAGTATGCGCCTTTTGAATAGCACAGTAGTCAATAATCATTCGTTCGGCACCGGCAACGCTCGTGTCGGCGGTATTTATACCGAGGGCTCAACGATATCTCTAACGGGAATTTACAACTCGATCATTGCCCGCAACACCGGCGAGATACCGGACCTTAGGCTTGGTGCCGGCGACTACAACTTGATCGGAATCGGGACCGGCTCTTCCTGCGAGAATGGGGGATGTCCTTACAGCAAGGTCGGGACACCCCAAGACCCACTCGACCCCATGCTCGGACCATTGACCAACAACGGTCGCGGCGTCCCAACCTTTTCGCCGGTGACAACTAGCCCGGCAATAGACGCGGGTTTCAGCGTTTTTAGTCAACCCGCCTTTTTTTCAGATTTTTCGACCGACCAGCGTGGTTTTACCCGAATCGCAAACAAGGTCATCGACCTCGGCTCGGTCGAGTTTGGCGCGACGCCGGTTCCGAAACTCTCCGAAGTTCGCGGGCGTGTCGTTACCGCGACCGGCCGTGGAGTTTCCGGCGCCCGTCTTATCCTGACTGATGACAAGGAACAGTCAAGGTACGCAATAACAAATTCCTCCGGCTACTATCGCTTCGGCGAAATCGCTCCGGATGTGACGGTAACCGTTGAGGTCGCGGGAAAGCGGCATCGGTCTTCGCCGCAATCTCTTTTCGTCGAAGAGGAGCGTGAATACCTCGACTTCAGAGTGGACTGA
- a CDS encoding co-chaperone GroES produces MATTIKPLHDRVILRRIEDNVNQTAGGLFIPDSAKEKPQEGEVIAVGEGKYKEDGSRQTLDVNAGDRVLFGKYSGSEIKLDGEEFLIMREDEILGIISRAGEAAK; encoded by the coding sequence ATGGCAACAACCATCAAACCACTTCATGACCGCGTGATATTGCGTCGGATAGAAGACAACGTTAACCAGACGGCAGGCGGGCTCTTCATCCCGGACTCTGCTAAAGAAAAGCCGCAGGAAGGCGAGGTCATCGCTGTCGGCGAAGGCAAATATAAGGAAGACGGTAGCCGCCAGACGCTCGACGTCAATGCAGGCGACCGCGTTCTTTTCGGCAAGTATAGCGGCTCCGAGATCAAGCTCGATGGCGAGGAATTCCTCATCATGCGCGAAGACGAGATCCTCGGCATCATTTCAAGGGCCGGCGAAGCCGCCAAATAG
- the uvrB gene encoding excinuclease ABC subunit UvrB, translating into MQFRLISENTPKGDQPEAIRQLVEGINGGAKDQVLLGITGSGKTFTIANLIQQTQRPTLVLAHNKTLAAQLYQEFKGFFPENAVEYFVSYYDYYQPEAYVPAADLYIEKEATINDEIDRLRLSATRALFERRDVIVVASVSCIYGLGDPDAYFGMLMFIEPGQQLRREDFLQKLVELQYERVNVDFDRGTFRVRGDVVEVYPSYQDQAYRIEFWGDEIDSISTIDPLLGEVVYKHTSRLPIYPKTHYVMSKDTIKRAAKTIRAELDEHEKVLVEVGKIVEAQRLHQRTMYDLEMIREMGFCRGIENYSRHLTGKKPGEPPPTLLDYLPKDALMVIDESHQTIPQLGAMFKGDQSRKGTLVEYGFRLPSARDNRPLNFGEFEERRGQTIYVSATPGAFELEKTQGEVIEQIIRPTGLLDPVVEVRPVKGQIDDLLEECRVRAERNERVLVTTLTKRMAENLSEYFAEVGVKVSYLHSDIETLDRIKILRDLRRGEFDVLVGINLLREGLDLPEVSLVAILDADKEGFLRSERSLIQTIGRAARNSGGRAILYADKITKSMDYAISETSRRRAIQEAYNTEHGITPTTIVKPIEATLVTAYEADYFKVPLDIEGIEEYSPKQLKETITQLEADMRAAAKEMKFERAAEIRDKLKYLRERELVVR; encoded by the coding sequence ATGCAATTTCGTCTCATAAGTGAAAACACGCCGAAGGGCGATCAGCCGGAGGCGATCCGGCAGTTGGTTGAGGGGATAAATGGCGGAGCCAAAGATCAGGTTCTGCTTGGTATAACGGGCTCGGGCAAGACCTTCACGATCGCGAATCTGATCCAGCAGACGCAGCGGCCGACGCTTGTGTTGGCCCATAACAAAACGCTGGCGGCGCAGCTTTATCAGGAGTTCAAAGGCTTTTTTCCCGAGAACGCGGTCGAGTATTTCGTTTCGTATTACGACTATTATCAGCCCGAGGCATACGTGCCGGCGGCCGATCTTTACATTGAAAAAGAGGCGACGATAAACGATGAGATCGACCGGCTGCGGCTATCGGCGACACGTGCGCTCTTTGAGCGGCGGGACGTTATTGTCGTCGCGTCGGTCTCGTGCATTTACGGCCTTGGCGATCCGGACGCTTATTTCGGGATGCTGATGTTCATCGAGCCCGGGCAGCAACTTCGTCGCGAGGACTTTCTGCAAAAGCTGGTCGAGCTTCAGTATGAACGGGTGAATGTCGACTTTGACCGCGGTACCTTTCGCGTCCGCGGGGATGTGGTCGAGGTCTATCCGAGCTATCAGGACCAGGCGTACAGGATCGAGTTTTGGGGTGATGAGATCGACTCGATCTCGACCATCGACCCGCTGCTCGGCGAGGTGGTTTACAAGCACACATCGCGGCTGCCGATCTACCCGAAAACGCACTATGTGATGTCAAAGGACACCATCAAGCGGGCGGCGAAGACCATTCGGGCGGAGCTCGACGAGCATGAAAAGGTTCTGGTCGAGGTGGGCAAGATCGTCGAGGCACAGCGGCTCCATCAGCGGACGATGTATGACCTTGAGATGATCAGGGAAATGGGCTTTTGCCGCGGCATCGAAAATTATTCGCGGCACCTGACCGGCAAAAAGCCCGGCGAGCCGCCGCCGACCTTGCTCGACTATTTGCCGAAAGATGCGCTGATGGTTATCGACGAATCGCACCAGACGATTCCGCAGCTTGGGGCGATGTTCAAGGGCGACCAGTCGCGAAAAGGGACACTTGTCGAGTACGGCTTCCGGCTGCCCTCGGCGCGCGACAACCGTCCGCTGAACTTTGGGGAATTTGAAGAACGCCGCGGGCAGACGATCTACGTTTCGGCAACGCCGGGGGCGTTTGAATTGGAGAAAACTCAGGGCGAGGTGATCGAGCAGATCATCCGGCCGACGGGACTGCTTGACCCGGTCGTTGAGGTGCGGCCGGTGAAGGGGCAGATCGACGACCTGCTCGAGGAGTGCCGTGTCCGAGCGGAGCGGAACGAACGGGTGCTGGTCACGACGCTGACGAAGCGGATGGCCGAGAATCTGAGCGAGTATTTTGCCGAGGTCGGTGTGAAGGTCTCGTACCTCCACAGCGACATCGAGACGCTCGACCGCATCAAGATACTCCGCGACCTGAGGCGAGGCGAGTTTGACGTGCTGGTCGGCATCAACTTGCTCCGCGAGGGGCTTGACCTGCCTGAGGTCTCGCTGGTCGCGATACTCGACGCGGACAAAGAAGGCTTTCTTCGTTCGGAGCGATCGCTGATACAGACCATCGGCCGGGCGGCGAGAAACTCCGGCGGCCGGGCGATCCTCTACGCCGACAAGATAACCAAGTCGATGGACTATGCCATCAGCGAAACCAGCCGCCGGCGGGCGATACAGGAAGCCTACAACACCGAGCACGGCATAACGCCGACGACCATCGTCAAGCCGATCGAGGCGACGCTTGTAACGGCCTATGAGGCTGACTACTTTAAGGTGCCGCTCGACATTGAAGGGATCGAGGAATACTCGCCAAAGCAGCTCAAAGAGACGATCACCCAGCTAGAGGCGGACATGCGGGCCGCGGCGAAAGAGATGAAATTTGAACGAGCCGCCGAGATACGGGACAAGCTAAAATACCTTCGGGAAAGGGAACTTGTCGTAAGGTAG
- a CDS encoding DUF4347 domain-containing protein, whose protein sequence is MPEPIAIENLMFYDPDLESYAAAFRAEHGSRGKTHSVATTTDLIDAVKQYTKVRYLEVVMHGSPGMIWFKTGGQMVARHLGVIINDSKMLSINARILFLGCNIADGPAGDTFLVEIGKAMFREPVARSAGPTR, encoded by the coding sequence ATGCCCGAACCAATTGCTATAGAAAACCTTATGTTCTACGATCCGGACCTCGAAAGTTACGCCGCCGCCTTTCGGGCGGAGCACGGTTCAAGAGGTAAGACCCACTCGGTCGCCACGACAACTGACCTCATCGACGCCGTGAAGCAATACACAAAGGTGCGTTACCTTGAGGTTGTGATGCATGGTTCGCCCGGGATGATCTGGTTCAAGACCGGCGGCCAGATGGTGGCCCGTCATCTCGGCGTAATAATCAATGATTCGAAGATGCTTTCGATAAATGCTCGTATACTATTCCTCGGATGCAACATCGCAGACGGTCCCGCCGGAGACACTTTTCTTGTTGAGATCGGGAAGGCGATGTTCCGGGAACCGGTGGCACGGTCGGCGGGACCAACTCGATAA
- a CDS encoding phosphoribosylaminoimidazolesuccinocarboxamide synthase → MALATTLSDSTFTGLPLLHKGKVRDVYDAGDDTLLLVATDRLSAFDCVLPTPIKYKGAVLTALSSFWFERLKHIVPNHLITVELDEMPEAIRNHEVLRGRSMLVRRTKVFPVECVVRGYLEGSGWKDYLVDGTVCGRELPPGLKHCDKLLSPIFTPATKAATGHDENITQVEFMQAVGHDTAAELKAISKQLYTQASEYALPRGIIIADTKFEFGEDKDGNILLIDEVLTPDSSRFWDAEKYEPGHKQPSFDKQFVREYLETLDWNKQPPAPPLPFEVAEATSERYLKAYELLTGEKLKVD, encoded by the coding sequence ATGGCCTTAGCAACTACTCTTTCTGATTCTACTTTCACGGGGCTGCCGCTTCTGCACAAGGGCAAGGTCCGCGATGTTTACGATGCCGGCGACGACACGCTCTTGCTCGTTGCGACCGACCGCCTCTCGGCATTCGACTGCGTTCTGCCAACGCCTATCAAGTACAAGGGTGCCGTGCTGACGGCCCTTTCGTCCTTCTGGTTTGAGCGGCTCAAGCACATCGTCCCGAACCATCTGATCACCGTCGAGCTCGACGAAATGCCCGAGGCAATCCGCAACCACGAGGTGCTCCGTGGCCGCTCGATGCTCGTCCGTCGGACGAAGGTCTTCCCGGTCGAGTGCGTCGTCCGCGGCTATCTGGAAGGCTCGGGCTGGAAGGACTACCTCGTCGATGGGACCGTCTGCGGCCGCGAGCTTCCGCCCGGCCTCAAGCATTGCGACAAGCTCCTCTCGCCGATCTTTACTCCGGCGACCAAGGCCGCGACCGGCCACGATGAGAACATTACGCAGGTCGAATTTATGCAGGCGGTCGGCCACGACACGGCCGCCGAGCTAAAGGCGATCTCGAAACAGCTCTACACGCAGGCCAGCGAATATGCCCTTCCGCGCGGGATCATCATCGCCGATACCAAGTTCGAATTCGGCGAGGACAAGGACGGCAACATACTCCTCATCGACGAAGTTTTGACACCGGATTCCTCCCGATTTTGGGATGCTGAAAAGTACGAACCGGGCCACAAGCAGCCGTCGTTTGACAAACAGTTCGTTCGCGAATATCTTGAAACCCTCGATTGGAACAAACAGCCGCCTGCACCGCCGCTTCCCTTTGAAGTGGCCGAGGCTACGTCCGAACGATACCTCAAGGCGTACGAGCTCCTGACCGGCGAAAAGCTAAAGGTCGATTGA